The following is a genomic window from Chanos chanos chromosome 1, fChaCha1.1, whole genome shotgun sequence.
TGGTAGGCAGGGCGTAGTGAGTTATTTTGTTTAGGGGTGATGGTGACAGGCAGATAGGAGAGGGATCTATGCAGGATGAATGGAGTGAGtgttgagcgtgtgtgtgtggtgtgtttgcaggtgtgaGTGGAAACTGGATCGAGATTGCGTACGGCACTAGCTCGGGGGCGGTCCGCGTCATCGTCCAGCACCCGGAGACGGTGGGATCTGGACCGCAGCTTTTCCAGACCTTTACCGTCCACCGCAGCCCTGTCACCAAAATCATGCTCTCAGAGCGGCACCTGGTCTCAGGTATCGACCGCATTCACAAACCACTTCACTCAACCACAAACCGCTTCACTCAACCACAAACCGCTTCACTCAACCACAAACCACTCAACCACAGACTACTTCACTCAACCACAGACTACTTCACTCAACCACAGACTACTTCACTCAACCACAAACCACTTCACTTAACCACAAACCACTTCACTCAACCACAAACTACTTCACTCAACCACAAACTACTTCACTCAACCACAAACCACTTCACTCAACCACAAACCACTTCACTCAACCACAAACTACTTCACTCAACCACAAACCACTTCACTCAACCACAAACTACTTCACTCAACCACAAACCACTTCACTCAACCACAAACCACTTCACTCAACCACAAACTACTTCACTCAACCACAAACTACTTCACTCAACCACAAACCACTCAACCACAAACCGCTTCACTCAACCACAAACTACTTCACTCAACCACAAACCGCTTCACTCAACCACAAACCACTTCACTCAACCACAAACCACTTCACTCAACCACAAACTACTTCACTCAACCACAAACTACTTCACTCAACATCAACTTCTACAGAACAAACACTTCTCACCATTAAACTGCAGCTATAGATCTAAGCAGACACACAGGTAACTAACAACACTGTTAAATACTTAAATATGTAATAGTAATCAAGAAGGCGACAGTAAATTCTCACTGGAGTTTTAGCAGGGTGTGAGTTATaacctgactgtgtgtgtgtgtgtgtgtgtgttcatgtgtctgtgcgtgacAGTGTGTGCAGATAACAACCACGTGCGTACGTGGACGGTGACGCGATTCAGAGGAATGATCTCCACCCAGCCTGGCTCCACCCCTCTCGCCTCCTTCAAAATCCTCTctctggaggagacagagagtcacAACAGCTACTCCGCCGGGAACGATatcggtgagagagagagagagagagagagagagggaaaacagagagagagagagagagagagagagagagagagagagagagagagagagggaaaacagagagagagagagagagagagagagagagagggaaaacagagagagagagagagagagagagagagagagagagagagagagagggaaaacagaaagagagagagagagagggatagagagatgCCCTGTATACTCCTGTATCACACATCAGAGCTATAATGCATTACTGATCATCATTCTCAACATTTTAGGAGTAAGTTGGAGGAGAATTGAAGGAGGCCTGTTTTAGAGGCATGTTCTTAAATAAGGTGACAGTAAGTTGAATATGTCATATTTTCCTTTGAGTAAACCGAGATGTGTAAGGCTTGTGTGGGGCTCTGTGCAGGTCCGTTCGGGGAAAGAGATGATCAGCAGGTCTTCATTCAGAAAGTTATTCCCATAACCAACAAACTCTTCGTTCGCCTCTCCTCTACTGGAAAAAGGTACACGGTCACACCCCATTCATATGAGCTACAATGAGACATGAGTAAAACCATCTCAGGTcttttgtgaaaatgacagacaaCGGTACCTGTGGTGTGGGGTAAAGCCTTTAACTGTATCTGAGCCCAGAGACAAAGCTCTGTTAATGCCCTTCACTGGTGCTCAGATCTCCTGCTTTTATCTGAGTTCAGTAACCTTAAAACATTGCCAACGGCGCTGGGTTCTAGCCTAGTCACAGAGAGAGCTAGagccacagcaaacacacagtcaacctaGAGCTGGCATGAACTTGCGGCCTAAGGATTAAAGTACAATTTACTAAATGCTGTGAGTACacggaacaaaacaaaatgtgtgtatgtaggtaaGCCTTGACTCAGGGAACATACTGGGTTTGTTTAAATGAGGTCAGGTCACTCAGACGTTTCAACTCTCTCACAGAGAAGCTgagtgtgtctttctgtttgtctgtggccCACGGGCAGGATCTGTGAGGTCCAGGCGGTGGACGGTACCACCATCACGTGTTTCACCGTGCGGGAGTGCGAGGGCTCCAGCCGCATGGGCTCACGGCCGCGTCGCTACCTCTTCACCGGCCACGGCAACGGCAGCATCCAGATGTGGGACCTGACCACTGCCATGGACATGGTGAACAAGAGCGACGACAAAGCCCGGCGGGAAACCGGTACGACCCGCGTCTGTTCAAACATCCACTCTCAGCGCTCCACGCTGCTCTGCGTAGTGTTTATGGGTTAGGCTTGTGAAAGGGCCGAAAAATGTAACCCACTGAGTTCTTTTGACAGAGGTGGGCGGGCCCACGGAGGAGGAGCTTCTGAAGCTGCTCGACCAATGTGATTTGAGCACGTCTCGCTGTGCCACGCCCAACATCAGTCCAGCTCCTTCTGTGCTGCAGCACGGTCGTCTgagggagtcctcttccaggtTAGTGTCTCTCCCATATATACCAGTATACCATTAACTCTCTGACCAGCCAGCCAACGATCAGCATGCGCAACGTTCAGCTGTCTCTGCTGTTACCGATTCTTACACTGATCTCAGTTCAGTCCACTGTCACAACTCTCTGACACATACACTCCACTGACCTCAGACCAGTTTTCTGTTAACATCAACTGTTCGCTGACTTCAAACCGGCGCACTGCCAAACCCCTCTCTGTAACCGAACTGGGCTCCGTTCAGTCTGTCCTACCGTAAGCCTATTTCATAGCACTGTCTACACGCCTGTACGCAACTCTCAGACCAGTTTTCTGCTCCCACAACACCCTTCTAATCGTTCAGTTGATGTGAATCCAAGCTCCCCTGCTGCCTGATTGACTTCCTGACTCCGCTTTGCTGTTACGTGGGTTTTTGCTGACTGTttggtgtatgtatgtctcCAGTCTCCAGCTGCAGGGCCAGGAGGCTATACCAGAGACGGCCACCTACGGGGCTGTGCGGCCTTACAGAGAGAGCCCCCTGCTGGCCAGAGCGCGCCGCACGGAGAGTTTTCACAGCTACCGCGACTTCCACAGTTTCAGCCTGTCCAAAGGTTTCCTGGGAGAGACACAGGAGGAGGCCCGGGTTTCAGGGAGCgagaacagcagtgaggagGGGGAGAAGAGGAGCTCCTTTACGCTCCCTGACGGCCAGCCGGAATCACCACGGCAACCCCCAGACAGCCCCGGAGAGCTCCGGAAGAAAGCGTTTCAGGCGGAGGAGGAAGGGACAGACTGCAGGTTGGAGGGAAGGAGAAGGGGGCCTTTTGAAGGAGCGATCATGGGGAGGAAGAGAGCTCCACCTGTACCCCAGCTGGCCTCCCTCCCCTCCCGCTCTGACACGGGGGGGAGTGACTCCTCCAGCACGGCGTCACCATCTCCAACCAAACTCTCCACCTCCCCCAGACACCGCAAGGGCACTGAGCCCACGTCCTCAGAGAACAGCCTGTAAAAcgcactcaatcacacacacacacacacacacacacacatacatgcactcacacacatacacacacacacacacacacacactcacacacatacacacacacacatgcactcacacacacacacacacacacacacacacacacatgcactcacactctcacacacacagctgcctgGCCTAAATGCAGGTAAAGGATCACCTTTCAGGGGTGTAAGGTTTGGACAGATTTAGGTGACAAGTCTAAGGTGACAGAGCTGACAAGTATACataggatatatatatatatatgtcccTTGCTATAGCTATAGCTGTGTTCAGTGTAAAGTGTCATAGAACAGGCAGCTAAGAaaggtctgcctctgtctgtgtacaaATCAAGCACGTAGCCGCGGGTTTACAGAGATCGCGCCGATAAGCAGAGAAATTGTACGGCTAAGCCGTTTCATGGCAGACGTTGCTGCTGTATGTTTGGCTGCAGAAGATGTGGTTTCTGTAGAATTGTTCTGATGCTTTTTGATTGGAAACCATTCCATCCTCAGAGATCCACTCAACGACGTCAGAACGTTTACATGCATTACTTGACCCAGTTACCAACTGGAGCGTTTAATCAGAACAGAAATTGCtttattttagttttgctttgtgAGAGAATTAGACGTCAATAACAGCTCCTATGAGCAGATACAGGCTGACTGAACGAGGTCTCTAAATGTTTGCTTTATTAAACTGGACTAGAGCACAAACTCAAATCTCCCGTGACTGAGAATTTCGAGCGAGGAGGGAAAAACGCCGAGACCGGAGACCGGAGCACGTCCGCACTGGCACGTCCATCCACGGTAATGGCCTCATTTTCCCTCGGTATCAAATGAAAATCGTGAGAGCTAGCTAAGatgaagtgctttttttttttgtctttagaaaATCCCTAGAATGTCTGGCGTCTTTTTTGCTACATTTAAACGCAATGAAGGGAATAAAAATGCGTCTTTCATGCCGTGTGTCCTCAGGACACAGCCTGTGCCTTTGTCATAAACATAATTATTTATTAACAATCTGTATTGTTCATCATCTCGTCAAAGATCAGACCAAAGCTGTACCTTGTTTAGTCCCGGTCCCTGTTTCCGTGGGCGTGGCTATTCAAATGAGGTTGGACGTTTTCAAACGAGCTACTAACCATCTAGCATAAACATATTATGCAACTGGTGCTTTACTTTAGCAAAAATAAACCCCTATATCAGCATGTGTATCGATAAACTGAAATACGgcatgtctaaaaaaaaaactgtacagtttaactttatttctttacttGTTACAAACTCTAATATCGAATACTGCTGTCTATCGTCATTGCATTGCATTTTGCACTCTTAAGGATCTGGATCTATGAGGTGTGTTTTGTAGAAGTGGATATACGTATGGAGTgaggctttctttctttcaacgtGTTGAAAAACATACCCTCTGTCAGTCTCTTCTAAGCCATTCCACTCTGGCCCCGTTTACAGTTACAATCATGCCAGAGGCTGATGTACAGTACACATagatcacacagacagacgctgAGTATGATAAAACCTTTTGTTACAGAAACAAGTTATTTATATTATCAGCTGCTTGCTGCTACAGAGTTATATGATAGTGTATAAGCTCTTAATACAGCTTACGAGTTATTTCGCTTTAAAATGAAGGAACAAAACTAGATGAAGGAATCGGAATAGAGCTGAACAGATTCTGGATTACGCGAGGACATTTCACTTTTCATATCAGACGTCAGTGAATCAATGACCAATCTGGCAGTGACGTAAAGCTAACTCTACTCTAACGCGAGGCCTTATACTGACTGTGGGCTGTGAGGTATCGCAGGAGTGGGCTGGTAGGTTGCGCTCCGTGACTTGCCGGAGGTCTGAAAGGAGGGATGTCTCCCTTTTGTTATTATCCACTTGTTACTGATTTTTCACTAATTTGTGGAGCGCAGAGAGGACTTCCCGCTGTGGCACTGGTATAGTAATACGACACTATAGGTTTGGCTTTCCGTGGTGCTGTAGATTACACATCCCTGTGTTCATATGGTCTGGTATTTAGACAGGGCGCCGTCACCCGGAATGTCTCCAGAACATTATCATTGTTGGATCGGGACGCTTCACAGAATAagctctaaacacacactgagaaaaagagagattttctgAAGAACAGTCCCACTGCTCTGGTCCATTTGTCCTCGACTGTATTATTTACCAAATAATCAGCGTCATCAAACAGACCAGCTTGTGCAGGGCTGATATTGATACACCATAGCACTTTTCTAGGATTCTCCCCCTCACGGCTGTCTGGAGTGTCATATCAACGTCAGCTGGTTTCTTACCTGCCTGTGTTCGCGTCTGACCCGTCGTCGACCGACTGCGTGGtaacctgtgtgactgaagcGCTGTGGACAGCACGCACACTGAGGCCCTGACTGTGTCGAACTCACACCGCTGCAGGgttatgaggtgtgtgtgtggtctgacgccgcgtcacagagagagagggtcctCAGAGACAGGGGTGTAAACACCTGTGGAGAGGAGTGGGGATGAAACGtgggataaaaatgaaaaactggcTGATTTTTGGGACCAGAGTTGCTCTCACCTGTCGTAACATGCACTTCACGGGGGCAGAGCTGACTGCGATTGTGAGGTGTAGAGGGCTGGTAAGAGTTGTGAGAATAGTCATGTGTATGGCTCAGTGTGTCTTTGGGCTTCACCTTACTGGGGGGGTTGGGTTTGTTGGTTTGAAATGGTGACTTTGTGGTACATGTGCAATAGAAATAAAAGAGGTACTTTAACtttgctttgtaaaacaaaacactaagtGTTGTGTCTAACATGCTCTACTGACACATTAAAGACGTCATATAAAATCCACCGGTGccgtgttttctgttgttttatccAGATGGCCAAAGAAACCTGTACACCATCCGTATCACAGGACACCGGGGATGAATAATAATTCCCCCTGCACTAGTCAGGAGACCCACGACAGCGTGAGGGGTGAGGACAGGCACACAGAAGAGTGAAGGGAGTGAATGTTTTACTGAAACACCAACGTCCAGGCCGGAGTCAGacgccaaacacacactcctctttctttcatctgtctgtcaacACAGAGATGCCTCTTTATTCACGACATACAACATCCTCAGATTTCATCAACTACTTTACATCAATACACAGCCTTCAAAACAAGGTCCATATGTAGCTTTCAGcgtaaaaaaaagcaaacaaacaaacaaaaatcatattTCAAAGGAAGCTCtgatttacaaaaagaaaagacaacataattttataaataattatcacattattacattattattacaataataaataatactGAATCTAtttcagaattaaaaaaaaaaagtcggacAGTTGTAAGAATGCTGTAGAAAGCTGCGGATAAGTTaagagagacaaacactctTGTGTTGTCAGGATGTAGCTGTTTGGATTGAAGCGGGTTTAAAATAACCTTAATTATAAATTAACACATAGAGTTTCTCACGTCCGCATTTAACagtcatcaaacaaaacaacaatactGCAGCTCTGCAATACCACAATCCATAATGCTTAAGACACTTTGTCACAAGTTGGCGCATCACAAGCGTTTTCACTACTTTACCTGGTCTATTTAGGCACAAAATTCACAATAAACTATGTTTTTCCTTACTGTTTTCCCACAATCATTCGATCACAACTCCTCGTAGGATGAGGCTGAACTGTGTGCGGAGGCTAAGTGTAACCTCATATGGTAGTGCAGCCTGTTCTCTGATTTCAGCGGAGTGTCGACTTAGTGTGCTGTGATTGGTCGGGGGAACAGGTGACATCTGATGCTGGAATCCTCCACTGACCCTATGATGTTGTCTCAGATTACCCAGGATGCAGTGCACCGTGCTGAGCGAccgctgtttttgttttttgttttttttttatgatgtcatttgGCATTCAGCTCTGTGTCATCCCGGTAACTACTGAACTAGTCCACACACGCTACATTACAACGAGAGGACAACCTTAAACAGATATCTGCCTTCCAAATGTAACTAACACTATTACAATCAAACCTGTATTAGTGACGGTAGTTTGCGAAGCTTAAGCTCAGCACTAAACTCTCTAAACACGTTTGGTTTTTAGGAGCTATGGTGAGGTGTCACACACCTCTCTATGGAGGGTTAAAAGTCCTACGCAGGAAACAtcgaaagacagacacaaaatcaCATCCCCACTGCGCTCATTTAAGATACTTAATTTGTGTTCATGTGGAGGGGAGTCCTGTTCTTCCAAATCTTTGTGAATACACCGTGATCTGAGAGTACCTGTGTAGGTTTACTGTGTCTGAAACCTCAGGGGAATGAATCTCAGATTAAACGTGCTAAGACAGGAGGGGATGTTTACGCTGCACACGGTTGAAGAGGTAGTCACCAGCTCATGTTCGGTCAAAGGTTATTAGATCCTCGTAACGATTATTTCCTGACTTAGGGTAAGGGTAACGGAGAGTGAAGAACAGACTGGATCAGTAACAGGTGGGACTGATCGTCTCTGAACTGATCTGATATTTTTAATAAGAGTAAAGTTTAGGGGACAAAATTGTTTTGTGAGATGTTTGTCAGGCCATACACAGTAGAGGAGACGACTCTCTGAGACCCCAGCACCACTGGccttggtctgtgtgtgtgtgtgtgtgtgtgtgtgtgtatgtgtgtgacctCTACAGGTGTGTGTCGGTAAATGTTGTGTGTTCCTTCTTCGCTGAGCTGAAGGTTTTTATCGTGTCAACAAAGTCTTCATCCCccacaaactgaaaaagaaaaaatggtaaATGAAACCGACTCGTCGAAGATCATTTAGGAATAaattcagaaacagaaacacaagatgAAACCAAAGGAAGGTTTAGTTTCATCAGTGCAACATTATATCACCGTGTCtcaatctaacacacacacaaacactcctacACAcgcatccatacacacacacacacacacacacacactcctacacacacactgctgtctctTACCATGCCACTGTCGGTTCCCTGTATCTCGTGGTCCCACACTCCGTCCATCAGAGACTTCTTATCATGTGTGTCGATGAGCTGGCTGATGCTGCGGTGCAGGGAATTCTGGGAGTAGGTGTGGCTCAGCTGACCTTGGCTTGGAATCCGCAGTACAGACATGGTTGCCTGGTAACTATGGTTACTGACACAGGAAGTGCAACCTCCAATCTTCGTGTCAGTGAAACCCTAAGAGAGGAAAGGCATGATGGGAAATGACGGTACAAACCCTTGACAACGAGAGAAATTATTCAGTCATGTGACATGCACTGAATGACACTACACCCAAATAACATGCAACATAGAGGAGACCACCGGCTCTGATCCAAGCATTTAATCCCGGTCCTAAAGACCCTAAATGCTCACGAGTAACAGTACCACAAGTAACAGTACCACGGGTAACAGTACCACAGGTAACAGTACCACAGGTAACAGTACCACGGGTAACAGAACCACGGGTAAGAGTACCACAGGTAACAGTACCACAAGTAACAGTACCACGGGTAACAGAACCACGGGTAAGAGTACCACAGGTAACAGTACCACGGGTAAGAGTACCACAGGTAACAGTACCACAAGTAACAGTACCACGGGTAACAGAACCACGGGTAAGAGTACCACAGGTAACAGTACCACAAGTAACAGTACCACGGGTAACAGAACCACGGGTAACAGTACCACAAGTAACAGTACCACGGGTAACAGTACCACGGGTAAGAGTACCACAGCTAACAGTACCACGGGTAAGAGTACCACAGGTTAGTGTTTTGGGCATGGTGAgctgacattcattcattttcatgttaacAAGCAGATTTTGTAGTGTAACACACTGATTTTCAGAGTAAAGATTTGAAACAGATTAAAGTACAttcaacacaaatcaaaacacaaacgaTACTGTTATTTCCCAGGGAAGGAAGTGACTCAGACGATGTAGGAAATGATTCTGTTCGTGCTGAAGCAGCCTGAACGCGTGCATGACTGCGGTGAttgggtgaagagagagagagacagggcaggtGTTGTGGAGCCGTGAGACAGCGTCAGGGTTAATGTGACACACTgcgatacacacacaaactctctctctactgtacCTCGGCGTTCATGGTAAAACTCTTTAAAGTCACGGTGCTGCAGGACTCCCCTCTTTCTCCGCCGCTGTCAAACTGTGAGGGGAGaagtgaggtgtgtgaggagcgcgcgtgcgtgtgtgtgcgtgatggcAGAGAGCTTACCGTTCCTCCCTCAGACGGCAGGAGGGCGGTGGAGTTCTGGTTAGAACAAAGCTCAGAGCACGGCCTCTGCAGAACCAGAACGTCACCCAGGGCATGCAGGAGCAGACAGGAGGCCAGAGGAGGCCAGAGGAGAGGCAGCCAGGggggagacaggagaaaacGAGGTGTAGGATTAAGGAGCGAGTGGAAGCACGGCAGGTGCAGGAGGAGGTGCAGGACAAtaaggaggagcaggaggaaaagGACAGTTATGAAGGAGGGAAGGGAGAGGAGTGTTTGGAGTAGGGAAAATATGACAGAGTGAAAGGGAGAACAGTTAGAAACATTGCAGAATGTGAGACGGACTAGGTCAGGAGAAACAACAGCATGCTTCAACTGGTTTTTATCTGttaacccatacacacacagtttgaggaGGGTTTTTAATCAATGACAAGTTTCTGTTATggtttcatatatttttttttttccctcataaaAATCAGCATCACTTTAACCAAGCTCAGGACTTCTTCCACATGATCAGCACAAAGTGAGTGTTTGCGCCCTCTTGTGGAAAAACACCCACACTGAATGTTAGCACCCTCTGGTGGAAAAACATTCAAAGTGAAGATCGGAGCACTCTGCTGAACAAAATACACAGAGTGAACATTCACTAGCTCTGTCTAGTGGGCAAACCAGGCAAACACAGAATTTGAAACATAAATGTTAGAGGCGGCGAGaattacaggaaacaaaaaccTTTGGGGAGAGGAGGGTCTGATTTGTGAAACATGTCACTACTTCATTTTAACCTGTATGATGAATCTCGTCAGACAATCTCGTACATTCACCAGCGCGTTCATACTGCTCTCATTACACTCCAAATCTCACCAGGTAGGAGTCGGTGGGCGGGTATAGGGAGCTCCTCTTCTGTAGGGGAACCAGAGGAGGCCTCTCCCTGACGAAAGGAGGTTTATTCAGGGCCCTCCTCAGGATCAGACCCAGCAGGAGCGCCAGGAGCAGGAGGCCCAGAAATGCCATGAGGAGAATAAACCACAGCTCTGTGTAAAACTTGTGCCCTGAGCCGTACAGACCCGTTTTCCCTCCAGAGGAAGGCTCCACAGGACCTGTGGGGAAAACAGGCACAAAACCACAGTCGTGTGTTTTACGACCGGTTCAGTGCGTTTAAGTCCACCGTTCAGATTACGTACACAGGGTGCTGGATATTGGGCTGAATAATGTgcttattgctttttttttttctctgctcatcTCTTTATCCATTATGTACGTTTAGCTATTAGAGACAGAAAAGTTCTCCGATGAATTCTATCAGTGTATGATCTGTTGGTCACTTACACACAGTGTTCTTCACTGAGATGGTTGTGGTTTGACACATTACAATAATTCTAAACTCATAAGGCCCTCTGCCATCTGACTGGTAGTTTTGTCCCTGCTCTGACTCCCAAAAGCCATATGATAACCTTGTTTTTATAACTATGCGTGATAATTCTGTAAGCGACTGCCACCAGTTCCTCAGTCAGTCTTGTACCCTCCAGGtgacgtgagtgtgtgtaattgtgtaactGGCATGGCTGCAGCCTGAGGGTTCTGCCAAAGGCCACCGGTCTGGGAAACCGACACCAGGCTCAGGAGCAGAGCAGCAGACAGAATGGAGACATGCCACAGTCTCTCCTAATGAAGAGTCACCTTCAGCTCCTGGACCGGGcttcacattcaaacactgcagagagagggaaagagagagagagagagagagagagagcgctgccGTGGAGAGCTGGCTCACCTACACCTGTGGCTGTGTTGTATCTGATGATAGGAGAGCTGGCGCTACCGCTGGTCGTGGTACAGGTCACCTGGAAGGCAAAGGCtgaaaggtagagagagagagagagagagagagagagagacagattgagttTAAACTGGCAAGCATACAAAAGAGGAAATACTGACACTTTAAGAACCAGAGAGTCTGGGCAGAGGAACTATCAGAGATATATAAGAGTCTGGACAGAGGAACTATCAGAGATATTTAAGAGTCTGGACAGAGGAACTATCAGAGATCTATAAGAGTCTGGACAGAGGAACTATCAGAGATGTATAAGAGTCTGGGCAGAGGAACTATCAGAGATATATAAGAGTCTGGACAGAGGAACTATCAGAGATATTTAAGAGTCTGGACAGAGGAACTATCAGAGATATTTAAGAGTCTGGACAGAGGAACTATCAGAGATGTATAAGAGTCTGGACAGAGGAACTATCAGAGATATATAAGAGTCTGGACAGAGGAACTATCAGAGATATTTAAGAGTCTGGACAGAGGAACTATCAGAGATATTTAAGAGTCTGGACAGAGGAACTATCAGAGATATTTAAGAGTCTGGACAGAGGAACTATCAGAGATGTATAAGAGTCTGGACAGAGGAACTATCAGAGATATATAAGAGTCTGGACAGAGGAACTATCAGAGATATTTAAGAGTCTGGACAGAGGAACTATCAGAGATCTATAAGAGTCTGGACAGAGGAACTATCAGAGATATATAAGAGTCTGGACAGAGGAACTATCAGAGATATTTAAGAGTCTGGACAGAGGAACTATCAGAGATATATAAGAGTCTGGGCAGAGGAACTATCAGAGATATTTAAGAGTCTGGACAGAGGAACTATCAGAGATGTATAAGAGTCTGGACAGAGGAACTGTCAGAGATCTATAAGAGTCTGGACAGAGGAACTGTCAGAGATATTTAAGAGTCTGGACAGAGGAACTATCAGAGATCTATAAGAGTCTGGGCAGAGGAACTATCAGAGATCTATAAGAGTCTGGGTCAGGTCCTTACTCTTGTCGGACGTGCGAGGGATGTAGATGAAGCTGTGGAAG
Proteins encoded in this region:
- the kctd3 gene encoding BTB/POZ domain-containing protein KCTD3 isoform X1, with protein sequence MAGICSSVTSGTGEIIQLNVGGTRFSTSRQTLMWIPDSFFSSLLSGRISTLKDETGAIFIDRDPTAFAPILNFLRTKELDLRGVSINILRHEAEFYGITPLVRRLLLCEELDRSSCGSVLFHGYLPPPAIPARKTAGAAAAATLGPEDGPGPGGAEGGFPRPGPHSALPGPHTGDGPNKIGSPVDPRKVLIVAGHHNWIVAAYAHFVICYRIKESSGWQQVFSSPYLDWTIERVALNAKVVGGPHGDKDKMVAAASESSIILWSIQDGGSGNEIGVFSLGVPVDSLFFIGSQLVATSHTGKVGVWNAVTQHWQVQDVVPITSCDTAGSFLLLGCNNGSIYYIDMQKFPLRMKDNDLLVTELYHDPSNDAITALSVYLTPKTSVSGNWIEIAYGTSSGAVRVIVQHPETVGSGPQLFQTFTVHRSPVTKIMLSERHLVSVCADNNHVRTWTVTRFRGMISTQPGSTPLASFKILSLEETESHNSYSAGNDIGPFGERDDQQVFIQKVIPITNKLFVRLSSTGKRICEVQAVDGTTITCFTVRECEGSSRMGSRPRRYLFTGHGNGSIQMWDLTTAMDMVNKSDDKARRETEVGGPTEEELLKLLDQCDLSTSRCATPNISPAPSVLQHGRLRESSSSLQLQGQEAIPETATYGAVRPYRESPLLARARRTESFHSYRDFHSFSLSKGFLGETQEEARVSGSENSSEEGEKRSSFTLPDGQPESPRQPPDSPGELRKKAFQAEEEGTDCRLEGRRRGPFEGAIMGRKRAPPVPQLASLPSRSDTGGSDSSSTASPSPTKLSTSPRHRKGTEPTSSENSL
- the kctd3 gene encoding BTB/POZ domain-containing protein KCTD3 isoform X2, producing the protein MAGICSSVTSGTGEIIQLNVGGTRFSTSRQTLMWIPDSFFSSLLSGRISTLKDETGAIFIDRDPTAFAPILNFLRTKELDLRGVSINILRHEAEFYGITPLVRRLLLCEELDRSSCGSVLFHGYLPPPAIPARKTAGAAAAATLGPEDGPGPGGAEGGFPRPGPHSALPGPHTGDGPNKIAGSPVDPRKVLIVAGHHNWIVAAYAHFVICYRIKESSGWQQVFSSPYLDWTIERVALNAKVVGGPHGDKDKMVAAASESSIILWSIQDGGSGNEIGVFSLGVPVDSLFFIGSQLVATSHTGKVGVWNAVTQHWQVQDVVPITSCDTAGSFLLLGCNNGSIYYIDMQKFPLRMKDNDLLVTELYHDPSNDAITALSVYLTPKTSVSGNWIEIAYGTSSGAVRVIVQHPETVGSGPQLFQTFTVHRSPVTKIMLSERHLVSVCADNNHVRTWTVTRFRGMISTQPGSTPLASFKILSLEETESHNSYSAGNDIGPFGERDDQQVFIQKVIPITNKLFVRLSSTGKRICEVQAVDGTTITCFTVRECEGSSRMGSRPRRYLFTGHGNGSIQMWDLTTAMDMVNKSDDKARRETEVGGPTEEELLKLLDQCDLSTSRCATPNISPAPSVLQHGRLRESSSSLQLQGQEAIPETATYGAVRPYRESPLLARARRTESFHSYRDFHSFSLSKGFLGETQEEARVSGSENSSEEGEKRSSFTLPDGQPESPRQPPDSPGELRKKAFQAEEEGTDCRLEGRRRGPFEGAIMGRKRAPPVPQLASLPSRSDTGGSDSSSTASPSPTKLSTSPRHRKGTEPTSSENSL